A stretch of the Archangium violaceum genome encodes the following:
- a CDS encoding endonuclease/exonuclease/phosphatase family protein, which produces MAQTPLRIVSYNVRYFGHALRGLASTLGPKRRVAAALATLEPLPDIICLQEVETQSFRSSVAHRPSHPDETQLEAFMGRMEETFANLRRPMPYEAFYFRAHHYKLREFSLYTTGLAIIVNTQRLAVDTHNVDSPHHITHHHVRMLRERKQSRICAHMRLLRKEDGLPLHVFNTHLSLPTPFSRAFWATRDKMGNGINQLHEARALCTLVRHRAAGEPFLICGDFNSPPASPVFHYFCDEAHLACAQAAVGQIDPHLSRGFPTAGFMHMRMHLDHIFSGNGVRWLDADETRPFGDTRSRFHGLSDHMPLIARFQLEPPAAHAEPPSPPSNEPSAPTGA; this is translated from the coding sequence ATGGCCCAGACGCCTCTACGCATCGTCAGTTACAACGTCCGCTACTTCGGACATGCCCTGCGCGGGCTCGCCAGCACGCTGGGGCCCAAACGACGGGTCGCCGCGGCCCTGGCCACGTTGGAGCCACTGCCGGACATCATCTGCCTGCAAGAGGTGGAGACCCAGTCCTTCCGCAGCAGCGTCGCCCACCGCCCCTCCCACCCGGACGAGACGCAGTTGGAGGCCTTCATGGGGCGCATGGAGGAGACGTTCGCCAACCTCCGCCGGCCCATGCCCTACGAGGCCTTCTACTTCCGCGCCCACCACTACAAGCTGAGGGAGTTCTCGCTCTACACCACCGGGCTGGCCATCATCGTCAACACCCAACGGCTCGCGGTGGACACCCACAACGTGGACTCGCCCCACCACATCACGCACCACCACGTGCGGATGTTGCGCGAGCGCAAGCAGAGCCGCATCTGCGCGCACATGCGGCTGCTCCGCAAGGAGGACGGACTCCCCCTCCACGTCTTCAACACCCACCTCAGCCTGCCCACGCCCTTCTCCCGCGCCTTCTGGGCCACCCGGGACAAGATGGGCAACGGCATCAACCAGCTCCACGAGGCACGCGCGCTCTGCACCCTGGTGCGGCACCGGGCGGCCGGCGAGCCCTTCCTCATCTGCGGCGACTTCAACTCGCCGCCGGCCTCGCCCGTCTTCCACTACTTCTGCGACGAGGCCCACCTCGCCTGTGCCCAGGCGGCGGTGGGACAGATCGATCCGCACCTCTCGCGAGGCTTCCCCACCGCCGGCTTCATGCACATGCGCATGCACCTGGACCACATCTTCTCCGGGAACGGGGTGCGCTGGTTGGACGCCGACGAGACGCGCCCCTTCGGGGACACGCGCAGCCGCTTCCACGGACTCTCGGACCACATGCCGCTCATCGCGCGCTTCCAATTGGAACCACCGGCCGCGCACGCCGAGCCGCCCTCCCCTCCGTCCAACGAGCCGTCCGCTCCCACCGGGGCATGA